One Synechococcus sp. CC9605 genomic window carries:
- the pth gene encoding aminoacyl-tRNA hydrolase, which yields MATDLKLVVGLGNPGAKYAGTRHNIGFMALELLGERSGFSFRQQAKLHGLAADTGVGEQRLRLLMPQTYMNDSGRAIRAALDWFGLEPHQLLVLVDDMDLPLGRLRLRAQGSAGGHNGLRSTIQHLGTQAFPRLRIGIGAPAENPAERRVRTVSHVLGPFSKVEQPCVGAVLDAVLDGIQRLQRQSFERAGTWINGFRYDLEPVD from the coding sequence ATGGCCACTGATCTGAAGCTGGTGGTAGGACTCGGTAATCCGGGTGCGAAATATGCCGGCACCCGCCACAACATCGGCTTCATGGCCCTCGAGCTTCTTGGCGAGCGCTCTGGATTCAGCTTTCGTCAGCAAGCCAAGTTGCACGGTCTTGCAGCAGACACAGGGGTGGGTGAGCAGCGGCTGCGCTTGCTGATGCCCCAGACATACATGAACGACAGCGGTCGCGCGATTCGTGCGGCCCTCGATTGGTTTGGCCTGGAGCCCCACCAACTGCTGGTGCTGGTGGACGACATGGACCTACCGCTTGGTCGTTTGCGGTTGCGGGCCCAGGGCAGCGCCGGGGGGCACAACGGCTTGCGCAGCACCATTCAGCATCTTGGGACTCAGGCGTTCCCAAGGCTGAGGATCGGTATTGGTGCGCCTGCTGAGAATCCTGCCGAACGTCGTGTTCGAACGGTGTCCCATGTTCTTGGTCCGTTCAGCAAGGTGGAGCAACCCTGCGTCGGCGCTGTTCTTGATGCTGTTCTGGACGGGATTCAACGTCTTCAGCGCCAGAGCTTTGAGCGCGCTGGAACCTGGATCAACGGTTTTCGCTACGACCTGGAGCCTGTCGACTGA
- a CDS encoding DUF3146 family protein, with the protein MPALPATTAHLRVLRQCFQAKCVEGEVSAGGFEWQFSWAFDRGELVVEPSLGRALIEDALRRFLVRSDYRLEPGGDYTFMVRARF; encoded by the coding sequence ATGCCGGCTCTCCCGGCGACAACGGCCCATTTGCGGGTGCTTCGCCAGTGTTTTCAAGCCAAATGCGTGGAGGGTGAAGTCTCTGCCGGAGGTTTTGAGTGGCAGTTTTCCTGGGCCTTTGATCGCGGCGAACTGGTGGTGGAGCCGTCCCTGGGACGTGCCTTGATCGAGGATGCTCTGCGGCGGTTTCTGGTGCGTTCCGATTACAGGCTGGAACCGGGGGGTGACTACACCTTCATGGTTCGGGCCAGGTTCTGA
- a CDS encoding resolvase — MKRVAVLDPGRCKCGLVLADLQLGLVREGYVLAPEAVEPWLEQWNQDQALDRILIGDGTGSRAWIKRLERLCHLTLVPEQGTTLRARQRYWTLWPARGWRRMLPAGLRIPPVDLDAVAALVMLEEHLQCSLRWPEPAPTFSLRTWPEP; from the coding sequence ATGAAACGAGTGGCCGTTCTCGATCCAGGTCGCTGCAAATGTGGTCTTGTGCTGGCCGATCTTCAGCTCGGCCTTGTGCGCGAAGGATATGTGCTGGCCCCGGAGGCCGTGGAACCCTGGCTGGAGCAGTGGAATCAAGACCAAGCTCTCGACCGCATCCTGATCGGCGATGGCACGGGAAGCCGAGCCTGGATCAAGCGACTAGAACGGCTGTGCCATCTGACCTTGGTTCCGGAGCAGGGAACAACCCTGAGGGCAAGACAGCGTTACTGGACGCTGTGGCCGGCGCGGGGTTGGCGAAGGATGCTGCCGGCAGGGCTGCGCATTCCACCGGTGGATCTGGATGCGGTTGCAGCTTTGGTGATGCTTGAGGAGCACCTGCAGTGCAGCCTGAGATGGCCGGAGCCGGCCCCCACGTTCTCGCTCAGAACCTGGCCCGAACCATGA
- a CDS encoding DUF3084 domain-containing protein — protein MSGWALILVLLVLGGVLSTLGDRLGSRVGKARLSLFKMRPRRTAVLITVLTGSLISALSLGLMLLVSRQLRVGLFELDALQEKLQDSRRQLKAAERERDKTQTETRRIAIELKQAQQRANTLRLELAPLQNERAQLEAERERLSQDIASRDADIQRTEAELNSVRSRIRAGEQELKQLERNLVALRRGSVVISSGQTLARATVRLEAPDQAKQAVDRLLQEANLNAYGKVRPGEAPERQLIRVPRSDVERLQNIIRKPETWVISLRSATNVLRGETAVYAFPEARPNRPVAQRGDVLATTTLQPNDRTPEGIRTRLNLLLASAYAEVQRRGSLTEGLQFDGSALSQLAQTLMEGPSQSVVLEVISAGVSDSADPVVVTIQASL, from the coding sequence ATGAGCGGCTGGGCACTGATTCTGGTTCTGCTGGTGCTCGGGGGAGTGCTGTCGACCCTGGGTGATCGTCTGGGCAGCCGCGTCGGCAAAGCGCGACTGAGTTTGTTCAAGATGCGCCCAAGGCGCACCGCCGTTCTGATCACGGTTCTGACCGGCAGCCTGATCAGTGCGCTTTCACTTGGCCTGATGCTGCTGGTGAGCCGACAGCTGCGGGTGGGCCTGTTTGAGTTGGATGCCCTGCAGGAGAAGCTCCAGGACAGCCGGCGACAGCTAAAGGCAGCCGAGCGTGAACGGGACAAGACCCAAACAGAAACCCGGCGGATCGCCATTGAGCTGAAGCAAGCGCAGCAGCGGGCCAACACCCTGCGCCTTGAACTGGCTCCTCTTCAGAACGAGCGGGCCCAACTTGAAGCTGAACGTGAGCGCCTCAGCCAGGACATCGCCTCCCGCGATGCGGACATTCAACGCACGGAAGCCGAACTCAACAGCGTTCGCAGCCGTATCCGTGCCGGGGAGCAGGAACTCAAACAACTTGAACGCAATCTGGTCGCCCTGAGGCGTGGATCGGTGGTGATCAGCAGCGGCCAGACCTTGGCGAGAGCAACGGTTCGACTCGAGGCTCCGGACCAGGCCAAACAGGCCGTCGACAGGTTGTTGCAGGAGGCCAATCTCAACGCCTACGGGAAAGTGAGGCCTGGCGAAGCGCCCGAACGCCAGTTGATCCGCGTTCCTCGAAGCGACGTGGAACGCCTGCAAAACATCATCCGCAAACCGGAAACCTGGGTGATCTCGCTGCGCTCTGCCACCAATGTGCTGCGGGGTGAAACGGCGGTGTACGCCTTCCCCGAGGCGCGTCCCAACCGGCCGGTGGCCCAACGTGGAGATGTGCTGGCCACAACCACGCTTCAACCGAATGACCGCACGCCAGAGGGCATTCGCACACGGTTGAACCTTCTCCTGGCCTCGGCCTATGCCGAGGTGCAGCGGCGTGGATCCCTGACCGAGGGGCTTCAGTTCGATGGATCAGCCCTCTCCCAACTGGCCCAGACCCTGATGGAAGGCCCCAGCCAAAGCGTGGTCCTGGAGGTGATTTCCGCAGGGGTCAGCGACAGCGCCGATCCTGTCGTTGTCACCATTCAGGCCTCCCTATGA
- the ntcA gene encoding global nitrogen regulator NtcA — MTSSRGFSRYAPQMVAPSPSAEPANRSLLEIIRDLDGASSELVDRNKTIFFPGDPAERVYLIRRGAVRLSRVYESGEEITVALLRENSLFGVLSLLTGQRSDRFYHAVAFTRVEMVTAPATSVKAAIEADTSVGLRLLQGLSSRILQTETMIETLTHRDMSSRLVSFLLVLCRDFGVADELGITIDLRLSHQAIAEAIGSTRVTITRLLGDLRQSGLVQIDRKKITVLDPIALAKRFS, encoded by the coding sequence ATGACCAGTAGCCGAGGTTTCAGCCGATACGCCCCGCAGATGGTGGCTCCTTCTCCCAGCGCAGAACCGGCCAACCGTTCTCTCCTTGAGATCATCCGAGATCTCGATGGCGCCAGCAGTGAACTGGTGGACCGCAACAAGACCATTTTCTTCCCTGGAGATCCCGCAGAACGGGTGTATCTGATCCGCCGGGGGGCCGTTCGTCTGTCCCGCGTCTATGAGTCGGGGGAGGAAATCACCGTGGCCCTGCTCCGCGAGAACAGCCTCTTCGGTGTGCTGTCACTGCTGACCGGCCAACGCTCTGATCGCTTCTACCACGCTGTGGCCTTTACCAGGGTCGAGATGGTGACGGCACCGGCGACCTCCGTCAAGGCCGCCATCGAAGCCGACACCAGCGTTGGACTGCGCCTGCTGCAGGGTCTCTCCAGCCGGATTCTGCAGACCGAAACGATGATTGAAACCCTCACCCATCGGGACATGTCGTCCCGGCTGGTGAGCTTCCTGCTGGTGCTGTGCAGGGATTTCGGCGTGGCGGATGAGCTGGGCATCACCATCGATCTGCGCCTGTCCCATCAAGCCATCGCTGAAGCAATTGGCTCAACACGCGTCACAATTACGCGTCTGCTGGGAGACTTGCGTCAATCCGGTCTGGTTCAGATTGACCGCAAGAAAATCACCGTTCTGGATCCGATCGCTCTGGCCAAACGCTTCAGCTAG
- the rph gene encoding ribonuclease PH, with translation MSQSPEHRTDGRRPEQLRPFSVTWNPMGFALSSLVVHTGRTAVLCSVCLEGKVPRWRKGEGLGWLSAEYRLLPGSTPQRQSRELMKLSGRTQEIQRLIGRSLRAVIDMERLGERTLLIDCDVIQADAGTRTASITGAWLALDQACRSLVEQGVLEQSPLVDQVAAVSVGLVDGQALLDLDYSEDSRAEVDLNVVQAGDGRLLEIQGTAEGAPFSRSQLNELLDLAEPGLSSLMQAQRQAFTEHSSVT, from the coding sequence ATGAGCCAATCCCCTGAACACCGCACTGATGGCCGTCGCCCAGAGCAGTTGCGACCGTTCTCGGTGACCTGGAATCCCATGGGGTTTGCTCTGAGCTCCCTGGTGGTTCACACGGGCCGAACCGCTGTGCTCTGCAGCGTCTGCTTGGAGGGCAAGGTTCCCCGCTGGCGGAAGGGAGAAGGGCTGGGATGGCTCAGCGCCGAATACCGGTTGCTGCCAGGGTCCACCCCACAGCGGCAATCACGGGAGCTGATGAAACTCTCGGGTCGCACCCAGGAGATTCAGCGGTTGATCGGGCGCAGCCTGCGCGCCGTGATCGACATGGAACGCCTGGGGGAGCGCACCTTGCTGATCGACTGCGACGTGATCCAGGCGGACGCCGGCACCCGGACGGCCTCGATCACCGGGGCTTGGCTCGCCCTGGACCAGGCCTGCCGATCGCTGGTGGAACAGGGAGTGCTGGAGCAATCGCCGCTGGTCGATCAGGTGGCGGCCGTCTCCGTGGGCTTGGTGGATGGCCAGGCCTTGCTGGATCTGGACTACAGCGAAGACAGCCGAGCCGAGGTGGACTTGAACGTTGTGCAGGCCGGCGATGGCCGTCTTTTGGAAATCCAGGGAACTGCGGAGGGAGCACCCTTCAGCCGCAGCCAGCTCAATGAGCTGCTGGATTTGGCGGAGCCGGGATTGTCATCCCTGATGCAGGCACAACGCCAAGCCTTCACCGAGCACAGCAGCGTTACGTAA
- a CDS encoding cob(I)yrinic acid a,c-diamide adenosyltransferase: MTTSLANPQAFQNSLDQDQQALQRAGLRPVAPVSDSPPLHLVAPEGQLQVHTAPYRGSFASVLSQAMRAAGLGSRVLISQFLKGGVQQGPAGRVQLCGGLVWLRPEVPLCLSSPGHPGGAEAVAAVWSICRQHLIQGDLDQLVLDEIGLAVAFGYLDEADVIAALEQRPASMDVIITGPAIPAGVMEMADQVTELRRGF, encoded by the coding sequence ATGACCACAAGCCTCGCCAATCCCCAAGCATTCCAGAACTCCCTGGATCAGGATCAGCAGGCTTTGCAGCGGGCGGGCCTCAGGCCCGTAGCACCTGTCTCTGATTCGCCACCCCTGCATCTGGTGGCCCCCGAAGGGCAGCTTCAAGTGCATACGGCGCCCTACCGAGGCAGTTTCGCCAGTGTTCTGAGTCAGGCCATGCGTGCTGCTGGCTTGGGCAGTCGTGTTCTGATCAGTCAGTTCCTCAAAGGGGGCGTTCAGCAGGGACCGGCTGGACGGGTGCAGCTCTGCGGAGGTCTTGTCTGGCTCCGTCCGGAAGTGCCCCTCTGCCTCTCCTCACCGGGGCATCCCGGTGGCGCCGAGGCGGTGGCTGCAGTTTGGTCCATCTGTCGCCAGCACTTGATTCAGGGAGATCTCGACCAGCTGGTGTTGGATGAAATCGGCCTTGCCGTGGCCTTCGGATACCTGGATGAAGCGGATGTGATTGCAGCCCTTGAGCAGCGGCCCGCTTCGATGGATGTGATCATCACTGGACCTGCAATCCCCGCCGGTGTGATGGAGATGGCAGATCAAGTCACGGAGTTGCGCCGAGGTTTCTGA
- the dcd gene encoding dCTP deaminase, with protein sequence MLKCDRWITEQAGQGMIEPFQSGLVRHLDPEQKLRPVLSFGCSSYGYDLRLSPQEFLIFRHVPGTVMNPKRFNPANLEPTPLHEDEDGRYFILPAHSYGLGVALEKLRVPPNITVICLGKSTYARLGIIVNTTPAEASWEGHLTLEFSNSSGADCRIYADEGICQLLFFEGDPCSTTYSDRQGKYQHQPERVTLAKV encoded by the coding sequence ATGCTCAAGTGCGATCGCTGGATCACTGAACAGGCCGGCCAGGGAATGATCGAGCCATTCCAGAGCGGTCTGGTTCGTCACCTGGATCCGGAGCAAAAGCTGAGACCGGTTTTGAGTTTCGGTTGCTCCTCTTATGGCTACGACCTGCGCTTGTCGCCCCAGGAATTCCTGATCTTCCGGCATGTTCCGGGCACGGTGATGAACCCCAAGCGGTTCAACCCAGCCAACCTCGAGCCCACCCCCCTTCATGAGGATGAAGACGGGCGCTATTTCATTCTCCCTGCGCATTCCTACGGCCTTGGTGTGGCGTTGGAGAAGCTACGGGTTCCCCCCAACATCACCGTTATCTGTTTGGGCAAGAGCACCTATGCCCGCCTTGGAATCATCGTCAATACCACCCCGGCAGAAGCCAGCTGGGAGGGTCATCTCACCCTCGAATTCAGCAACAGCTCTGGCGCTGACTGTCGGATCTATGCCGATGAAGGCATTTGTCAGCTGCTGTTTTTTGAAGGTGATCCCTGCTCGACCACCTACAGCGATCGACAAGGCAAATACCAGCACCAACCGGAACGGGTGACGCTGGCTAAGGTCTAG
- the thyX gene encoding FAD-dependent thymidylate synthase has product MDRFRVDLIAATPNPQQCVYAAMHQDYSEGFVAADRANWPDEQRAGEICVKRLLSGERGHYGPMEHAQIVLNVGCFPHSVMQQARTHRVGVSFDVQSMRYTGERICRAADGALDLEDVFYLRPVGEYSDRQGKKYTYTEALRQQDLDLCRSAAERYRDLLKAGFAEEHARGILPFDYRQHFVVSFSLRAFLHFMDLRAKLDAQLEIRQLCDLMWPHMVNWAPEFAAWYEKTRLHRARLAP; this is encoded by the coding sequence ATGGACCGCTTTCGGGTCGATCTGATCGCAGCCACGCCGAACCCGCAGCAATGCGTTTACGCCGCCATGCATCAGGACTACAGCGAAGGATTCGTGGCCGCAGATCGTGCCAACTGGCCCGATGAGCAACGGGCCGGGGAGATCTGTGTGAAACGTCTGCTGTCTGGAGAACGCGGCCACTACGGCCCGATGGAGCATGCGCAGATCGTGCTGAACGTGGGATGTTTCCCGCACTCGGTGATGCAGCAGGCCCGCACCCACCGGGTTGGGGTGAGCTTCGATGTGCAATCCATGCGCTACACCGGTGAACGCATCTGCCGTGCAGCGGATGGCGCCTTGGACCTGGAGGACGTGTTTTATCTACGGCCCGTCGGCGAGTACAGCGATCGGCAGGGAAAGAAATACACCTACACCGAAGCACTACGCCAACAGGATCTCGATCTGTGCCGAAGTGCCGCCGAGCGCTACAGGGATCTGCTCAAGGCCGGTTTCGCCGAGGAGCACGCACGCGGCATACTTCCTTTCGACTACCGCCAGCATTTTGTGGTGAGCTTCAGCCTGAGGGCATTCCTGCATTTCATGGATCTGAGGGCCAAGCTCGATGCCCAGTTGGAGATCCGCCAGCTCTGCGATCTGATGTGGCCCCACATGGTGAATTGGGCCCCGGAATTCGCAGCCTGGTATGAAAAAACCAGGCTTCACCGGGCGCGACTGGCCCCGTAA
- a CDS encoding thioredoxin domain-containing protein codes for MTGTPKSSPLGTAQQWVLVLIAVVLAIGLVILRGGIQSESPMEQLARRSLDPQTALTNGRPTLIEFYADWCQVCREMAPSMLDLEKRSRDRLDVVLVNVDNPRWQDLVDRYDVNGIPQLNLFNAEGEAKGRSIGLRSVEELQLLTTALIEDQPLPALPGVGNISRLETPFSANNALAGASSPANAGPRSHG; via the coding sequence ATGACAGGCACTCCGAAGTCTTCGCCCCTGGGCACGGCACAGCAATGGGTGCTGGTGCTGATCGCGGTGGTTCTGGCCATTGGCCTGGTCATCCTGCGGGGCGGCATTCAGAGCGAAAGCCCGATGGAGCAGCTGGCGAGACGATCCCTCGACCCGCAAACAGCGTTAACGAATGGACGCCCAACCCTGATCGAGTTCTACGCCGATTGGTGCCAGGTCTGCAGGGAGATGGCCCCTTCGATGCTGGATTTGGAGAAGCGATCGCGGGATCGACTCGATGTTGTTCTGGTCAACGTCGACAACCCCCGGTGGCAAGATCTTGTTGATCGCTACGACGTCAACGGCATTCCCCAGTTGAACCTGTTTAACGCCGAGGGGGAGGCTAAGGGCCGATCCATCGGTTTACGCAGCGTTGAGGAACTCCAGCTGCTCACCACAGCACTGATTGAAGATCAACCGTTGCCTGCCTTGCCTGGCGTCGGCAACATCAGCCGGCTGGAGACGCCCTTCTCCGCGAACAATGCGTTGGCAGGTGCCTCAAGCCCAGCCAACGCCGGGCCCCGCAGCCATGGTTGA
- a CDS encoding transglycosylase SLT domain-containing protein, producing MQAGPRIGTLLLLSVAGFSGLAAWGGQHLLKRQHQPLTPEVSQASLWQHYRWAIDPQTRREAALLMVARDGAPDLLHGQGWGRDPMAAVVLERAALTADALGKTSEATQTWQFLLDRFPKAPGSAWARLALGNTNPALHQRLLQLQPAHPAALTLAARDGSEALPNHQGALHLARWNARQAGALELMVDACQATGAQAPQADQRQTLVQALAKRGHADAALTCLQELDAAPQTQLAIGRSLLLHGDPDVGTAQLLTLAQSHPNHPASLEAAQILSEPLNPQPGVLDALPERSAAVTAARVRLAGGNGADAALSRWPNDPDVWQLQWDLAREAFLAGDWERARDLLKRHNEDGPLPSPLETRRLFWLGLSQKQLGETAKAERTWRRLIEAFPGGYYRWRAMEQLGMAEPLDLRAPAPQRESATWQPLNSHNNLVNELWRLGQVHAAWEAWQAQADPEIPPPPEERLAEGRLRLAVGDTWMGLDQLWWLSLRWRDPSCQQRSLLHRSQFPRLFEAEIKTAAKQEGLQANLLRAIAKQESRFAPGVVSPAGAVGVMQLLPSTAAEMAGEPTSTPMLKDPANNFELGARYLNQLLNQWENDPFRSIASYNAGPGAVDSWADPKAAAETALWVERIPYPETRFYAKKVLDNLMGYLGGNPSFCKKADAGMRKQRAGNDATDHDHTH from the coding sequence GTGCAGGCAGGGCCGCGAATCGGAACGCTGCTGCTGCTGTCGGTTGCTGGTTTCAGTGGGTTGGCTGCATGGGGCGGGCAGCACCTGCTGAAGAGGCAGCATCAGCCCCTCACTCCTGAGGTCTCGCAGGCAAGCCTCTGGCAGCACTACCGCTGGGCCATCGATCCACAGACCCGTCGCGAAGCCGCCTTGTTGATGGTGGCCAGGGATGGGGCACCGGACCTGCTCCATGGCCAGGGCTGGGGGCGTGATCCGATGGCGGCCGTGGTGCTCGAACGGGCAGCCCTCACCGCCGACGCCCTTGGGAAGACGTCGGAAGCCACGCAGACCTGGCAGTTCCTGTTGGATCGCTTTCCCAAAGCACCTGGCTCCGCCTGGGCACGATTGGCGCTTGGCAACACCAACCCGGCGCTTCATCAGCGGCTGCTCCAACTGCAACCCGCCCACCCAGCAGCACTGACCTTGGCGGCTCGGGATGGCTCCGAAGCGCTGCCAAACCATCAGGGCGCCCTGCACCTGGCCCGTTGGAATGCACGCCAAGCCGGCGCGCTGGAGCTGATGGTTGACGCCTGCCAAGCCACGGGGGCGCAGGCACCTCAAGCTGATCAGCGCCAAACCTTGGTGCAAGCACTGGCAAAACGCGGCCATGCCGACGCCGCTCTGACCTGCCTTCAGGAGCTTGATGCCGCCCCGCAGACCCAACTGGCCATCGGTCGTTCCCTCCTGCTGCATGGCGACCCTGACGTGGGTACAGCCCAGCTGCTGACCCTGGCGCAGAGCCACCCAAACCATCCCGCCAGCCTTGAAGCAGCACAGATCTTGAGCGAACCGCTCAATCCCCAGCCTGGGGTTCTGGATGCCCTTCCGGAGCGCTCAGCTGCCGTTACCGCAGCCCGCGTGCGACTCGCCGGCGGCAACGGGGCAGATGCCGCCCTGAGCCGCTGGCCCAACGACCCCGATGTCTGGCAACTCCAATGGGACCTGGCCCGCGAGGCTTTTCTTGCTGGGGATTGGGAGCGTGCCCGCGACCTGCTGAAACGCCACAACGAGGATGGACCCTTGCCTTCACCATTGGAGACGCGGCGGCTGTTCTGGTTGGGGCTGAGCCAAAAGCAACTCGGCGAAACGGCAAAGGCAGAACGCACCTGGCGCCGCCTGATCGAGGCCTTCCCAGGGGGCTACTACCGATGGCGTGCCATGGAGCAACTGGGCATGGCCGAACCTCTGGATTTGCGAGCCCCAGCCCCACAGCGCGAGTCCGCCACCTGGCAACCGCTCAACAGCCACAACAACCTGGTGAACGAGCTCTGGCGCCTGGGCCAGGTGCACGCCGCCTGGGAAGCCTGGCAGGCCCAGGCAGATCCTGAGATCCCACCGCCACCCGAGGAACGTCTGGCCGAGGGCAGGCTGCGCCTGGCTGTCGGGGACACCTGGATGGGATTGGATCAGCTCTGGTGGCTCAGTCTCCGCTGGCGTGATCCCAGCTGCCAGCAAAGGAGCCTTCTGCATCGCAGCCAATTCCCTCGCCTCTTCGAAGCTGAAATAAAGACAGCCGCCAAGCAAGAAGGTCTTCAGGCCAATCTGCTGCGAGCGATCGCCAAACAGGAGTCACGCTTCGCACCTGGAGTGGTCTCCCCTGCCGGGGCCGTTGGCGTCATGCAATTGCTGCCCTCCACTGCCGCAGAGATGGCTGGCGAGCCCACCAGCACACCGATGCTGAAAGATCCCGCCAACAACTTCGAATTGGGTGCGCGTTATCTCAACCAATTGCTGAATCAATGGGAGAACGACCCCTTTCGCAGCATTGCCAGCTACAACGCCGGGCCCGGTGCCGTGGACTCTTGGGCGGATCCCAAGGCTGCTGCCGAAACCGCGCTCTGGGTGGAACGCATTCCATACCCCGAAACACGTTTCTACGCCAAGAAAGTGCTCGACAATCTGATGGGTTACCTAGGCGGTAATCCATCCTTCTGCAAAAAAGCTGATGCTGGGATGCGGAAGCAGCGTGCCGGAAACGATGCCACCGATCACGACCACACTCATTAG
- the glmM gene encoding phosphoglucosamine mutase, which translates to MVQEACSPIGPALGDAAPGFGTDGIRGLAGTVLTPALCLQVGYWVGRVLQAEGPVLIGMDSRTSGSMVVAALTAGLTAAGRDVWTLGLCPTPAVPLLIRQLGVAGGLMVSASHNPPADNGIKVFGVDGAKLSASRQAQVEACLKGQTSMAEQGKFRCGVARPSADLLDRYREVLQESVAERRLDGVPIVLDLCWGSATACGADAFRALGADLTVLHGEPDGSRINVACGSTHLEPLQRAVIERGAAMGFAFDGDADRMLAVDGRGRIIDGDHVLFLWGSVLQEQQALPEQRLVATVMSNLGFERAWQQRGGTLERTPVGDQHVHAAMVASGAALGGEQSGHILSASHGLCGDGVLTAVQLATLCYAQGISLSDWLDRSFQAYPQKLVNVRVMDRARRKNWSACTALTDAIASAEQSMGENGRILVRASGTEPVLRVMVEAEQSDAVEHLTGHLAAVAEEHLNVA; encoded by the coding sequence ATGGTTCAAGAGGCGTGTTCCCCGATTGGCCCCGCTCTCGGTGATGCTGCGCCAGGGTTTGGGACCGATGGAATCCGTGGGCTCGCCGGCACCGTTCTGACCCCCGCCCTGTGTCTTCAGGTGGGCTATTGGGTTGGTCGGGTTCTCCAGGCGGAAGGCCCTGTTCTGATAGGGATGGACTCCCGGACCAGCGGCAGCATGGTGGTTGCTGCCTTGACGGCTGGTTTAACAGCGGCCGGTCGAGATGTGTGGACCCTTGGTCTTTGTCCGACGCCGGCGGTTCCGTTGTTGATCCGCCAGCTGGGAGTCGCCGGCGGCCTGATGGTCTCCGCCAGCCATAACCCACCTGCAGACAATGGCATCAAAGTGTTTGGTGTTGATGGCGCCAAACTCAGCGCCTCCCGTCAGGCCCAGGTGGAAGCCTGTCTGAAGGGGCAGACGTCTATGGCTGAGCAGGGGAAATTCCGCTGCGGTGTGGCGCGCCCCAGCGCCGATCTCCTCGATCGCTACAGGGAGGTGTTGCAGGAATCGGTGGCTGAACGCCGACTGGATGGCGTTCCCATCGTTCTCGACCTCTGCTGGGGATCCGCGACGGCCTGTGGTGCTGATGCTTTTCGTGCCTTGGGGGCTGATCTCACCGTGCTGCATGGAGAACCCGATGGCTCCCGCATCAATGTGGCTTGCGGGTCAACCCATCTGGAACCGCTGCAGCGGGCTGTGATCGAGCGCGGCGCAGCGATGGGTTTTGCCTTTGACGGTGATGCTGATCGGATGCTGGCAGTGGATGGCCGCGGCCGCATCATCGACGGAGATCATGTGCTCTTCCTCTGGGGATCCGTGTTGCAGGAGCAGCAGGCGCTCCCTGAGCAGCGCTTGGTGGCCACCGTGATGTCGAACCTCGGCTTCGAGAGGGCCTGGCAGCAGCGGGGCGGCACCCTCGAGCGCACGCCGGTGGGAGATCAGCATGTCCATGCCGCGATGGTGGCCAGTGGCGCGGCCCTTGGTGGAGAACAATCCGGCCACATCCTTTCGGCCTCCCATGGACTCTGTGGCGATGGTGTGCTGACCGCCGTGCAGTTGGCCACCCTCTGCTATGCCCAGGGCATCAGTCTCAGCGATTGGTTGGACCGCAGTTTCCAGGCCTACCCGCAGAAATTGGTCAATGTGCGGGTGATGGACCGTGCGCGTCGCAAAAACTGGAGTGCCTGCACCGCTCTCACCGACGCCATTGCTTCAGCTGAGCAGTCGATGGGCGAGAACGGTCGCATTTTGGTGCGAGCCAGCGGTACCGAGCCCGTGCTCCGGGTGATGGTGGAAGCTGAGCAGTCGGATGCTGTTGAGCATTTGACGGGGCATCTGGCTGCCGTTGCAGAGGAACATCTCAACGTGGCCTGA